DNA sequence from the Xenopus tropicalis strain Nigerian chromosome 4, UCB_Xtro_10.0, whole genome shotgun sequence genome:
caatatccattcattcctcattctcactgggtttatagttatgtgtaactgtcactgtgtctgtccctttcccttctctgcactgctggttctgactcctgatacaactccccaatatccattcattcctcattctcactgggtttatagttatgtgtaactgtcactgtgtctgtccctttcccttccctgcactgctggttctgactcctgatacaactccccaatatccattcattcctcattctcactgggtttatagttatgtgtaactgtcactgtccctttcccttccctgcactgctggttctgactcctgatacaactccccaatatccattcattcctcattctcactgggtttatagttatgtgtaactgtcactgtgtctgtccctttcccttccctgcactgctggttctgactcctgatacaactccccaatatccattagagagagagggggggaaggACTAATGATCCAGTCGGACTATACTAATAATGTAATTAAGCAGTTAATAGAGCCACAGCCGGGGCAGTATATTGAGGGCAGCTGATTTCATTAACTAGCGAAAGCCCAGTCCCATTAGCGCAGAGACCCAGACGCACTTTCCCCCCAGTTCCGCTTTATTTCCGTTCTGACATTGAAATCCTGACAGAGGATGAGATCAAAGAACAATCAATCCCTTTAATCAATGGGGGAAATACAGTAGGAGAATGCGCTGCTGGGGCTCTACGGCCCGACAATGGCGACTATTGATGGCGTTTTgtgcctgcgggggggggggggggggggagtggcaaTAATGGGATCTGTGGGGTAGGGGGTCATTAGAACGAGGGACCCTGCTGCTTTATAGCATCATTTAATTAATCCTCCAGCCCCAGCACTATGGCAACTCCAGCCTCCAGCACCGCGTCCTGAATTGGCCCCAAACTGCTCTGCTGGCGAACACGGGTTCAACTTGTATCTCCTTGTTATGCGCCGTGACACCAACTGGGGCAATAATGATAGAAACAAaatggctgcaggctgagttatacagggaactctgagtatcactcatgtattataagggataatgtaccccctactgtaaatgataaggatattagcagtcactgaggggttctgtgcccatataaaggcacaaggctgcaggctgagttatacagggaactctgagtatcactcatgtattataagggataatgtaccccctactgtaaatgataaggatattagcagtcactgaggggttctgtgccccctatataaaggcacaaggctgcaggctgagttatacagggaactctgagtatcactcatgtattataagggataatgtaccccctactgtaaatgataaggatattagcagtcactgaggggttctgtgcccatataaaggcacaaggctgcaggctgagttatacagggaactctgagtatcactcatgtattataagggataatgtaccccctactgtaaatgataaggatattagcagtcactgaggggttctgtgccccccatataaaggcacaaggctgcaggctgagttatacagggaactctgagtatcactcatgtattataagggataatgtaccccctactgtaaatgataaggatattagcagtcactgaggggttctgtgccccccatataaaggcacaaggctgcaggctgagttatacagggaactccgagtatcactcatgtattataagggataatgtaccccctactgtaaatgataaggatattagcagtcactgaggggttctgtgccccccatataaaggcacaaggctgcaggctgagttatacagggaactctgagtatcactcatgtattataagggataatgtaccccctactgtaaatgataaggatattagcagtcactgaggggttctgtgccccccatataaaggcacaaggctgcaggctgagttatacagggaactctgagtatcactcatgtattataagggataatgtaccccctactgtaaatgataaggatattagcagtcactgaggggttctgtgccccccatataaaggcacaaggctgcaggctgagttatacagggaactctgagtatcactcatgtattataagggatactgtaccccctactgtaaatgataaggatattagacacCATGTCACCGACACCAGAAAACAAGCAGAAAACATTCATAATCTTTAATTTCACACCAGTAATAAAATTGcattacattttcataaaataaatgttcCGGTTTATATACATAAAACAGACTGTACAGGAGCTTTCCGGAGCCCACCCCCGCGGACCCTCACAGACAGACAGGCGAATGCAGTGCTCAGCTAAGCGCTCACAACTGTACATCGTCGATAGCAACTGCTTGTGTTGTACGGGGAGGGGGGGTACTACATTGTATACAGTCCTCTGGGGAGGGGGGGCCgagaagttaaaaaaatattgcagGCAAAGCCGACAGAACATCCATTCCTTTGCGCTTCCGCCGGGCCCGAGCCCCTGTGCTATTGGACTTGGGAGTCAAAACTTCCATTCAACTGGCCCTCCTCATAGTCCATCTGGCACAGAATCATGTTGTTCTTCAGGAAAAACTTGTCCCCAACGCAAAATCTGAAAGAGAATCAAAGGGTAAATAAATACAGGAGCCACATccctcaggagtcagaaccagcagtgcagggaagggaaagggacagacacagtgacagttacacataactataaacccagtgagaatgagggatgaatggatattggggagttgtatcaggagtcagaaccagcagtgcagggaagggaaagggacagacacagtgacagttacacataactataaacccagtgagaatgaggaatgaatggatattggggagttgtatcaggagtcagaaccagcagtgcagggaagggaaagggacagtgacagttacacataactataaacccagtgagaatgaggaatgaatggatattggggagttgtatcaggagtcagaaccagcagtgcagggaagggaaagggacagacacagtgacagttacacataactataaacccagtgagaatgagggatgaatgggtattggggagttgtatcaggagtcagaaccagcagtgcagggaagggaaagggacagacacagtgacagttacacataactataaacccagtgagaatgagggatgaatgggtattggggagttgtatcaggagtcagaaccagcagtgcagggaagggaaagggacagacacagtgacagttacacataactataaacccagtgagaatgaggaatgaatggatattggggagttgtatcaggagtcagaaccagcagtgcagggaagggaaagggacagacacagtgacagttacacataactataaacccagtgagaatgagggatgaatggatattggggagttgtatcaggagtcagaaccagcagtgcagggaagggaaagggacagacacagtgacattctcactgggtttatagttatgtgtaactgtcactgtgtctgtccctttcccttccctgcactgctggttctgactcctgatacaactccccaatatccattcatccctcattctcactgggtttatagttatgtgtaactgtcactgtgtctgtccctttcccttccctgcactgctggttctgactcctgatacaactccccaatatccattcattcctcattctcactgggtttatagttatgtgtaactgtcactgtgtctgtccctttcccttccctgcactgctggttctgactcctgatacaactccccaatatccattcattcctcattctcactgggtttatagttatgtgtaactgaggaatgaatggatattggggagttgtatcaggagtcagaaccagcagtgcagggaagggaaagggacagacacagtgacagttacacataactataaacccagtgagaatgaggaatgaatggatattggggagttgtatcaggagtcagagaCACCAGTGTCAATCAATGTACcggccactaggtgtcactgtagCTCTAAAGTGCAGCAAAGCAATACAACAAGCAGATTGATTTGTATATCTTTATGTTGATTGAACAGTGTGTGTTTGGAGCTTGGTACTCATATTTTTGAAATACTTAATGGCCTATCATTCAATAATCCATAATAATTATGgcaaaatgctctgttatacatatagctagaatctcagccataaagcagggcaggactgctgcttacaatggggggatcagataggatctgtgccactgtgacagaatgctctgttatacagatagctagaatctcagccataaagcagggcaggactgctgcttacaatggggggatcagataggatctgtgccactgtgacagaatgctctgttatacagatagctagaatctcagccataaagcagggcaggactgctgcttacaatggggggatcagataggatctgtgccactgtgacagaatgctctgttatacagatagctagaatctcagccataaagcagggcagtacCCATGATTCTACGtgagtcacatggtataactgaatgAGTGAAGGTGACACTTGGGCCCCCGGGTCTCACCGCTGGTTACAGAGCTGACAGGCGAAACAGTCGAGGTGATACACATTATCTCGGGCTCTCATCACCATCTCAAACGCAGGGATCAGTTTACTGCAAGCGGCACAATTTCCCGTGGTGCCAAACAGCCTGTAGAGAGAGACGTATTGGTGAggaatcattttaattaaatagagCGTGGACTAATTACATGTAATTAGCTAAATCAAATATTGCACTTTGTGCAAATATTCAAGGCCAAATTAAAGGGAAACAGTCACTATAATCCATTTCTCCTTCTGCCGAGTCAGGAATGTGATGTTCCCcccgatatcccccccccctctacttctgtctctcatcccctctcctttccttttctattcccccccccccaactgtttggccttactcccccccatcctccctcttccccccccttctatatttcccctctccccccatttgtctctctactccccgaaccccctttcccttcccctctctccttctgtctctcatcccctctcctttccttttctattcccccccccaactgtttggccttactccccccatcctccctcttctccccccttctatatttcccctctccccccatttgtctctctactccccgaaccccctttcccttcctggAATGCcacgggggggctgtaaggtgccacagacagtcactatttattgggctgggggggggctgtttgtgcctctgggtactgggaatgccaggggggctgtaaggtgccacagacagtcactatttattgggctggggggggctgtttgtgcctctgggtactgggaatgccggggctgtaaggtgccacagacagtcactatttattgggctgggggggctgtttgtgcctctgggtactgggaatgccagggtggctgtaaggtgccacagacagtcactatttattgggctgggggggggggctgtttgtgcctctgggtactgggaatgccgggggggctgtaaggtgccacagacagtcactatttattgggctggggggctgtttgtgcctctgggtactgggaatgccagggtggctgtaaggtgccacagacagtcactatttattgggctggggggggggctgtttgtgcctctgggtactgggaatgccggggggctgtaaggtgccacagacagtcactatttattgggctgggggggggggctgtttgtgcctctgggtactgggaatgccagggtggctgtaaggtgccacagacagtcactatttattgggctgggggggggggctgtttgtgcctctgggtactgggaatgccgggggggctgtaaggtgccacagacagtcactatttattgggctgggggggggctgtttgtgcctctgggtactgggaatgccagggggctgtaaggtgccacagacagtcactatttattgggctggggggggctgtttgtgcctctgggtactgggaatgccaggggggctgtaaggtgccacagacagtcactatttattgggctggggggctgtttgtgcctctgggtactgggaatgccagggggctgtaaggtgccacagacagtcactatttattgggctgggggggctgtttgtgcctctgggtactgggaatgccagggtggctgtaaggtgccacagacagtcactatttattgggctgggggggctgtttgtgcctctgggtactgggaatgccaggggggctgtaaggtgccacagacagtcactatttattgggctggggggggctgtttgtgcctctgggtactgggaatgccaggggggctgtaaggtgccacagacagtcactatttattgggctgggggggctgtttgtgcctctgggtactgggaatgccaggggggctgtaaggtgccacagacagtcactatttattgggctgggggggggctgtttgtacctctgggtactgggaatgccagggtggctgtaaggtgccacagacagtcactatttattgggctgggggggctgtttgtgcctctgggtactgggaatgccaggggggctgtaaggtgccacagacagtcactatttattgggctgggggggctgtttgtgcctctggtactgggaatgccaggggggctgtaaggtgccacagacagtcactatttattgggctgggggggggctgtttgtacctctgggtactgggaatgccgggggggctgtaaggtgccacagacagtcactatttattgggctgggggggggctgttt
Encoded proteins:
- the lmo1 gene encoding rhombotin-1 isoform X4, whose translation is MLSVQPKGKQKGCAGCNRKIKDRYLLKALDKYWHEDCLKCACCDCRLGEVGSTLYTKANLILCRRDYLRLFGTTGNCAACSKLIPAFEMVMRARDNVYHLDCFACQLCNQRFCVGDKFFLKNNMILCQMDYEEGQLNGSFDSQVQ